The following are encoded together in the Osmia lignaria lignaria isolate PbOS001 chromosome 6, iyOsmLign1, whole genome shotgun sequence genome:
- the LOC117601648 gene encoding rap guanine nucleotide exchange factor 2 isoform X5, with product MHKHTSQLRGPSGTGSGHHVANRGPVRRWNSFHGGGSVGGGASNFNDTVGNGNLPSGMIGKASQEPFRAVPKAVQALRSESVDRSHRVQPPPPPAFPRRRFSVCFGKRTGGSARRPNECFVLEPSEMIVIDYPEVHGGRMHRPPHPHPITDHRQVNLVFDDTFSQGLTGRPELYQKSNRSSHSSDTSSAYSGSDTMTSVQSSLDADADDVDLSGLVESIVDSDEEEDLAESMDSLTVRDPVRECLEKDPMERTEDDIETLLEFTQQLKAFTNMTLAVRRALCAVMVFAVVERAGMIVLNDGEELDSWSVLINGAVEIEHSNGEIEQLHLGDSFGILPTMERLLHRGVMRTKCDDCQFVCVTQADYFRIQHQGEENTRRHEENGRVILVTELRGALDGGARRGHVVIRGTPERLMLQLIEENSITDPTYIEDFLLTHRTFIDSPLLVASQLLEWFDQSQVRDRVARVVLLWVNNHFTDFETDPSMMEFLEAFETGLEREKMQGQQRLLNIACAAKARTRNVTLARPSRDEILHFSILGGYERGFGIFISKVDKKSKAEDVGLKRGDQILEVNGQSFEHVSHARALEILRGSTHLSITVKSNLLAFKEMLQMPDDSPRPRGRANKPEISRLQTDPRARLSTHVDPITPVNPLVGGVPLLIPDSNVSPCKDAKKEHKGFMTLGPKRRLQKALMKMNILPKNTINDGVHVDDPLAPPHTPPGTTGLAQTTNLYHSKSNPDLTSLYCYDDLRAPDYPEHVLKVYKADQTCKYLLIHKETTAHEVVMLALQEFGITESSSNFSLAEVSVGEGGMIKQRRLPDQLQNLAERIGLSSRYYLKTNGISETLVADEQAPELIRESQVHFLQLNAVEVAIQLTLQDFSIFRQIESTEYVDDLFELKSRYGVPMLRQFAELVNREMFWVVTEVCSEHNLVRRSKIIKQFIKIARQCKECKNFNSMFAIVSGLGHGAVSRLRASWEKLPSKYQRLFSDLQELMDPSRNMSKYRQLVASEQTQPPIIPFYPVVKKDLTFIHLGNDSRVEGLVNFEKLRMIAKEVRTLTNMCSSPYDLSIMLERGGQPPSSAMVALNQMTTGNQVLQCPGGQTATVKRRKKSTAAPNPKKMFEEAQMVRRVKAYLANMKVITDEERLHSLSVECEPHAGAVAVAAAVPLSTSRGRRHPSPTLSTTSSASSTSEGRKSIQGTKFGAASPQAVRKMLALSDPHKTRPYQPKHCPPPLPVPGLALHSSGLEPSPGAPRRVGSGSRVPMHERSHSDTPSSLPPPVDLSAESSSVTSLSNLQPLRKTLTSGSVMRGGAPPFPHAVAVLPPLPANHNQNQNHNHHHHHHHHHQHYYDHHHHQPQNPQGTTGLGVGVGLGVQTAHPPPGAGTTIMTTMSTSMTTMRPGVGSTQCRQPPAYKVAAQMARLHRLGRAHSHEGVTYRTDHEDDDEDAQVSAV from the exons ATCGACTATCCGGAAGTGCATGGAGGAAGGATGCATCGACCACCGCACCCCCATCCCATAACCGACCATCGACAGGTCAACCTGGTCTTCGATGATACG TTTTCTCAAGGCCTGACAGGCAGGCCAGAGCTGTACCAAAAATCCAACAGAAGCAGCCATTCGAGTGACACAAGTTCAGCGTACAGTGGATCAGACACAATGACATCTGTACAAAGTTCATTAGATGCTGATGCAGATGATGTTGATCTGTCAGGGCTTGTTGAATCCATAGTGGACAGTGATGAGGAAGAAGATCTTGCAGAGAGTATGGAT AGTTTGACTGTCCGTGATCCAGTCAGAGAATGTTTAGAGAAAGATCCCATGGAAAGAACTGAGGATGATATAGAGACACTGTTAGAATTCACGCAACAATTGAAGGCCTTTACAAATATGACTTTGGCAGTGAGAAGAGCGCTGTGCGCTGTGATGGTGTTTGCTGTGGTGGAACGTGCTGGTATGATAGTTTTAAATGATGGAGAAGAACTGGATAGTTGGAGTGTGCTCATTAATGGTGCAGTGGAAATTGAGCATAGTAATGGAGAAATTGAACAGTTACACCTTGGTGACAGTTTTGGAATCTTGCCCACTATGGAAAGGCTTTTGCATAGAGGTGTCATGAGAACAAA ATGCGACGACTGCCAATTTGTATGTGTCACACAAGCGGATTACTTTAGAATTCAGCATCAAGGAGAAGAGAATACGAGGAGGCACGAAGAAAACGGAAGGGTGATTTTAGTCACTGAATTGAGGGGTGCTTTAGATGGTGGAGCACGAAGAGGTCATGTAGTGATTCGTGGAACTCCCGAACGTTTAATGTTACAACTTATCGAAGAAAACAGTATTACCGACCCAACTTATATAGAAGATTTCTTATTAACTCATCGAACATTTATTGATAGTCCTTTATTAGTTGCAAGTCAATTGTTAGAGTGGTTTGATCAATCACAAGTCAGGGACAGAGTTGCTCGCGTAGTACTTCTTTGGGTAAATAATCATTTCACGGATTTTGAAACTGATCCATCGATGATGGAGTTTTTAGAAGCGTTTGAAACTGGAttggaaagagaaaagatgCAAGGTCAACAAAG aTTATTAAATATCGCGTGCGCGGCAAAAGCAAGAACGCGAAACGTAACGTTAGCAAGGCCTTCCAGGGATGAGATCCTGCATTTTAGTATTTTAGGGGGATACGAAAGGGGttttggtatttttatttcaaaagtcGATAAGAAATCGAAGGCCGAGGACGTTGGTTTGAAACGAGGCGATCAGATTTTAGAAGTGAACGGACAGAGCTTTGAGCACGTGAGTCACGCCAGGGCTCTTGAAATTTTAAGAGGATCCACTCATCTCAGTATAACTGTTAAATCCAATTTACTTG CGTTTAAAGAAATGCTTCAGATGCCAGACGATTCGCCGAGGCCGCGGGGAAGAGCGAATAAGCCTGAGATTTCAAGACTACAAACCGATCCGCGCGCAAGGTTGTCCACCCATGTGGATCCGATAACTCCAGTTAATCCTCTGGTGGGCGGTGTTCCATTATTAATTCCCGATTCGAATGTTTCTCCGTGTAAAGATGCTAAAAAGGAGCATAAAGGATTCATGACACTTGGACCGAAAAGGAGATTACAGAAAGCtctaatgaaaatgaatatacTGCCAAAGAATACTATTAA CGATGGTGTACATGTAGATGATCCCCTCGCACCTCCTCACACACCACCGGGAACAACAGGACTCGCACAGACTACTAATCTTTATCACTCCAAAAGTAATCCCGATCTTACGTCGTTGTATTGCTACGACGACTTAAGGGCGCCCGATTATCCTGAACACGTTTTGAAAGTTTATAAAGCCGatcaaacttgtaaatatcttctTATTCACAAAGAAACAACAGCGCACGAg GTGGTAATGCTTGCTCTGCAAGAATTTGGTATAACCGAGAGCAGTTCGAATTTTTCTTTAGCCGAAGTCAGCGTCGGAGAAGGGGGTATGATCAAACAGCGCAGGTTACCCGATCAATTACAAAATCTCGCAGAACGAATCGGCCTGAGTTCTCGGTATTATTTAAAGACCAATGGTATTTCGGAGACATTGGTAGCTGACGAACAGGCACCTGAATTGATTCGCGAATCTCAGGTTCATTTCTTGCAATTAAATGCCGTTGAAGTTGCCATTCAGTTAACTTTGCAAGATTTTAGTATATTCAG acaAATTGAATCTACGGAATACGTGGATGATTTGTTCGAGCTGAAAAGCAGATACGGAGTACCTATGCTTAGGCAGTTTGCGGAACTAGTCAACAGAGAAATGTTTTGGGTTGTGACGGAAGTTTGTTCCGAGCACAATCTCGTTCGAcgtagtaaaataataaaacaattcaTAAAAATAGCAC GACAATGTAAGGagtgtaaaaatttcaattccatGTTTGCGATCGTGTCCGGTCTGGGTCATGGGGCTGTCTCAAGACTACGAGCTTCTTGGGAAAAACTGCCAAGTAAATATCAGAGGCTCTTTAGCGACTTGCAAGAATTAATGGACCCCAGTCGCAATATGAGTAAATACCGGCAATTGGTGGCATCCGAGCAAACACAACCTCCTATA ATTCCGTTTTATCCAGTGGTGAAGAAAGACCTGACGTTCATACATCTGGGTAACGACTCGAGGGTGGAGGGTTTggtgaactttgaaaaattgcgAATGATCGCGAAGGAAGTGAGAACGTTAACAAACATGTGCTCTTCGCCTTACGACTTATCAATAATGTTAGAAAGAGGCGGCCAACCACCCAGTTCAGCAATGGTCGCGTTAAATCAAATGACGACAGGGAATCAAG TGTTACAATGTCCAGGAGGACAGACGGCGACGGTGAAAAGGCGGAAAAAGTCGACAGCCGCGCCAAACCCGAAGAAAATGTTCGAGGAGGCGCAGATGGTTCGACGAGTGAAAGCGTATCTCGCCAATATGAAAGTCATCACGGACGAGGAGCGGTTACACTCTCTTTCCGTCGAGTGCGAACCTCATGCAGGAGCTGTTGCAGTGGCTGCTGCGGTACCCCTTAGTACAAGCAGAGGAAGAAGGCATCCTTCTCCTACTTTATCAACCACGAGTAGTGCCAGTAGCACCAGCGAAGGTAGAAAGAGTATACAAg GTACAAAGTTCGGAGCAGCATCGCCACAGGCTGTACGAAAAATGTTGGCTCTCTCCGACCCTCACAAAACTCGTCCATACCAACCTAAACATTGTCCACCACCGCTTCCAGTACCAGGATTAGCCCTGCATTCCAGCGGACTGGAGCCTAGTCCTGGTGCACCTAGGAGAGTAGGATCTGGTAGCCGAGTTCCTATGCATGAGCGATCCCATAGCGATACTCCTTCCAGTTTACCACCGCCTGTTGATCTAAGTGCCGAAAGTAGTAGCGTAACCAGCCTGAGCAATCTTCAGCCGTTAAGAAAAACGTTGACCAGCG GGTCTGTTATGAGAGGTGGTGCACCTCCGTTCCCTCACGCGGTAGCAGTGTTACCTCCGCTTCCTGCCAACCACAACCAGAATCAAAACCACAATcatcatcaccaccaccaccatcaccaccaacATTATTACGATCATCACCATCACCAACCCCAAAATCCTCAAG GTACTACGGGATTAGGAGTAGGCGTGGGTCTTGGAGTACAGACGGCGCATCCTCCTCCAGGAGCTGGCACGACGATTATGACCACGATGTCGACATCGATGACAACGATGCGTCCAGGAGTGGGTAGTACACAGTGTCGTCAACCACCTGCATACAAAGTTGCGGCACAGATGGCAAGGTTGCACAGGCTTGGCCGTGCTCACAGCCACGAGGGTGTTACCTACAGGACCGACCATGAAGATG ACGACGAGGACGCCCAGGTATCAGCGGTTTAA
- the LOC117601648 gene encoding rap guanine nucleotide exchange factor 2 isoform X6 encodes MHKHTSQLRGPSGTGSGHHVANRGPVRRWNSFHGGGSVGGGASNFNDTVGNGNLPSGMIGKASQEPFRAVPKAVQALRSESVDRSHRVQPPPPPAFPRRRFSVCFGKRTGGSARRPNECFVLEPSEMIVIDYPEVHGGRMHRPPHPHPITDHRQVNLVFDDTFSQGLTGRPELYQKSNRSSHSSDTSSAYSGSDTMTSVQSSLDADADDVDLSGLVESIVDSDEEEDLAESMDSLTVRDPVRECLEKDPMERTEDDIETLLEFTQQLKAFTNMTLAVRRALCAVMVFAVVERAGMIVLNDGEELDSWSVLINGAVEIEHSNGEIEQLHLGDSFGILPTMERLLHRGVMRTKCDDCQFVCVTQADYFRIQHQGEENTRRHEENGRVILVTELRGALDGGARRGHVVIRGTPERLMLQLIEENSITDPTYIEDFLLTHRTFIDSPLLVASQLLEWFDQSQVRDRVARVVLLWVNNHFTDFETDPSMMEFLEAFETGLEREKMQGQQRLLNIACAAKARTRNVTLARPSRDEILHFSILGGYERGFGIFISKVDKKSKAEDVGLKRGDQILEVNGQSFEHVSHARALEILRGSTHLSITVKSNLLAFKEMLQMPDDSPRPRGRANKPEISRLQTDPRARLSTHVDPITPVNPLVGGVPLLIPDSNVSPCKDAKKEHKGFMTLGPKRRLQKALMKMNILPKNTINDGVHVDDPLAPPHTPPGTTGLAQTTNLYHSKSNPDLTSLYCYDDLRAPDYPEHVLKVYKADQTCKYLLIHKETTAHEVVMLALQEFGITESSSNFSLAEVSVGEGGMIKQRRLPDQLQNLAERIGLSSRYYLKTNGISETLVADEQAPELIRESQVHFLQLNAVEVAIQLTLQDFSIFRQIESTEYVDDLFELKSRYGVPMLRQFAELVNREMFWVVTEVCSEHNLVRRSKIIKQFIKIARQCKECKNFNSMFAIVSGLGHGAVSRLRASWEKLPSKYQRLFSDLQELMDPSRNMSKYRQLVASEQTQPPIIPFYPVVKKDLTFIHLGNDSRVEGLVNFEKLRMIAKEVRTLTNMCSSPYDLSIMLERGGQPPSSAMVALNQMTTGNQVLQCPGGQTATVKRRKKSTAAPNPKKMFEEAQMVRRVKAYLANMKVITDEERLHSLSVECEPHAGAVAVAAAVPLSTSRGRRHPSPTLSTTSSASSTSEGRKSIQGTKFGAASPQAVRKMLALSDPHKTRPYQPKHCPPPLPVPGLALHSSGLEPSPGAPRRVGSGSRVPMHERSHSDTPSSLPPPVDLSAESSSVTSLSNLQPLRKTLTSGSVTSSDSGHSTQLDSHSGSSVEAGGSPPPPQRRHSAMQGTTGLGVGVGLGVQTAHPPPGAGTTIMTTMSTSMTTMRPGVGSTQCRQPPAYKVAAQMARLHRLGRAHSHEGVTYRTDHEDDDEDAQVSAV; translated from the exons ATCGACTATCCGGAAGTGCATGGAGGAAGGATGCATCGACCACCGCACCCCCATCCCATAACCGACCATCGACAGGTCAACCTGGTCTTCGATGATACG TTTTCTCAAGGCCTGACAGGCAGGCCAGAGCTGTACCAAAAATCCAACAGAAGCAGCCATTCGAGTGACACAAGTTCAGCGTACAGTGGATCAGACACAATGACATCTGTACAAAGTTCATTAGATGCTGATGCAGATGATGTTGATCTGTCAGGGCTTGTTGAATCCATAGTGGACAGTGATGAGGAAGAAGATCTTGCAGAGAGTATGGAT AGTTTGACTGTCCGTGATCCAGTCAGAGAATGTTTAGAGAAAGATCCCATGGAAAGAACTGAGGATGATATAGAGACACTGTTAGAATTCACGCAACAATTGAAGGCCTTTACAAATATGACTTTGGCAGTGAGAAGAGCGCTGTGCGCTGTGATGGTGTTTGCTGTGGTGGAACGTGCTGGTATGATAGTTTTAAATGATGGAGAAGAACTGGATAGTTGGAGTGTGCTCATTAATGGTGCAGTGGAAATTGAGCATAGTAATGGAGAAATTGAACAGTTACACCTTGGTGACAGTTTTGGAATCTTGCCCACTATGGAAAGGCTTTTGCATAGAGGTGTCATGAGAACAAA ATGCGACGACTGCCAATTTGTATGTGTCACACAAGCGGATTACTTTAGAATTCAGCATCAAGGAGAAGAGAATACGAGGAGGCACGAAGAAAACGGAAGGGTGATTTTAGTCACTGAATTGAGGGGTGCTTTAGATGGTGGAGCACGAAGAGGTCATGTAGTGATTCGTGGAACTCCCGAACGTTTAATGTTACAACTTATCGAAGAAAACAGTATTACCGACCCAACTTATATAGAAGATTTCTTATTAACTCATCGAACATTTATTGATAGTCCTTTATTAGTTGCAAGTCAATTGTTAGAGTGGTTTGATCAATCACAAGTCAGGGACAGAGTTGCTCGCGTAGTACTTCTTTGGGTAAATAATCATTTCACGGATTTTGAAACTGATCCATCGATGATGGAGTTTTTAGAAGCGTTTGAAACTGGAttggaaagagaaaagatgCAAGGTCAACAAAG aTTATTAAATATCGCGTGCGCGGCAAAAGCAAGAACGCGAAACGTAACGTTAGCAAGGCCTTCCAGGGATGAGATCCTGCATTTTAGTATTTTAGGGGGATACGAAAGGGGttttggtatttttatttcaaaagtcGATAAGAAATCGAAGGCCGAGGACGTTGGTTTGAAACGAGGCGATCAGATTTTAGAAGTGAACGGACAGAGCTTTGAGCACGTGAGTCACGCCAGGGCTCTTGAAATTTTAAGAGGATCCACTCATCTCAGTATAACTGTTAAATCCAATTTACTTG CGTTTAAAGAAATGCTTCAGATGCCAGACGATTCGCCGAGGCCGCGGGGAAGAGCGAATAAGCCTGAGATTTCAAGACTACAAACCGATCCGCGCGCAAGGTTGTCCACCCATGTGGATCCGATAACTCCAGTTAATCCTCTGGTGGGCGGTGTTCCATTATTAATTCCCGATTCGAATGTTTCTCCGTGTAAAGATGCTAAAAAGGAGCATAAAGGATTCATGACACTTGGACCGAAAAGGAGATTACAGAAAGCtctaatgaaaatgaatatacTGCCAAAGAATACTATTAA CGATGGTGTACATGTAGATGATCCCCTCGCACCTCCTCACACACCACCGGGAACAACAGGACTCGCACAGACTACTAATCTTTATCACTCCAAAAGTAATCCCGATCTTACGTCGTTGTATTGCTACGACGACTTAAGGGCGCCCGATTATCCTGAACACGTTTTGAAAGTTTATAAAGCCGatcaaacttgtaaatatcttctTATTCACAAAGAAACAACAGCGCACGAg GTGGTAATGCTTGCTCTGCAAGAATTTGGTATAACCGAGAGCAGTTCGAATTTTTCTTTAGCCGAAGTCAGCGTCGGAGAAGGGGGTATGATCAAACAGCGCAGGTTACCCGATCAATTACAAAATCTCGCAGAACGAATCGGCCTGAGTTCTCGGTATTATTTAAAGACCAATGGTATTTCGGAGACATTGGTAGCTGACGAACAGGCACCTGAATTGATTCGCGAATCTCAGGTTCATTTCTTGCAATTAAATGCCGTTGAAGTTGCCATTCAGTTAACTTTGCAAGATTTTAGTATATTCAG acaAATTGAATCTACGGAATACGTGGATGATTTGTTCGAGCTGAAAAGCAGATACGGAGTACCTATGCTTAGGCAGTTTGCGGAACTAGTCAACAGAGAAATGTTTTGGGTTGTGACGGAAGTTTGTTCCGAGCACAATCTCGTTCGAcgtagtaaaataataaaacaattcaTAAAAATAGCAC GACAATGTAAGGagtgtaaaaatttcaattccatGTTTGCGATCGTGTCCGGTCTGGGTCATGGGGCTGTCTCAAGACTACGAGCTTCTTGGGAAAAACTGCCAAGTAAATATCAGAGGCTCTTTAGCGACTTGCAAGAATTAATGGACCCCAGTCGCAATATGAGTAAATACCGGCAATTGGTGGCATCCGAGCAAACACAACCTCCTATA ATTCCGTTTTATCCAGTGGTGAAGAAAGACCTGACGTTCATACATCTGGGTAACGACTCGAGGGTGGAGGGTTTggtgaactttgaaaaattgcgAATGATCGCGAAGGAAGTGAGAACGTTAACAAACATGTGCTCTTCGCCTTACGACTTATCAATAATGTTAGAAAGAGGCGGCCAACCACCCAGTTCAGCAATGGTCGCGTTAAATCAAATGACGACAGGGAATCAAG TGTTACAATGTCCAGGAGGACAGACGGCGACGGTGAAAAGGCGGAAAAAGTCGACAGCCGCGCCAAACCCGAAGAAAATGTTCGAGGAGGCGCAGATGGTTCGACGAGTGAAAGCGTATCTCGCCAATATGAAAGTCATCACGGACGAGGAGCGGTTACACTCTCTTTCCGTCGAGTGCGAACCTCATGCAGGAGCTGTTGCAGTGGCTGCTGCGGTACCCCTTAGTACAAGCAGAGGAAGAAGGCATCCTTCTCCTACTTTATCAACCACGAGTAGTGCCAGTAGCACCAGCGAAGGTAGAAAGAGTATACAAg GTACAAAGTTCGGAGCAGCATCGCCACAGGCTGTACGAAAAATGTTGGCTCTCTCCGACCCTCACAAAACTCGTCCATACCAACCTAAACATTGTCCACCACCGCTTCCAGTACCAGGATTAGCCCTGCATTCCAGCGGACTGGAGCCTAGTCCTGGTGCACCTAGGAGAGTAGGATCTGGTAGCCGAGTTCCTATGCATGAGCGATCCCATAGCGATACTCCTTCCAGTTTACCACCGCCTGTTGATCTAAGTGCCGAAAGTAGTAGCGTAACCAGCCTGAGCAATCTTCAGCCGTTAAGAAAAACGTTGACCAGCG GTTCGGTGACGAGCAGTGACAGTGGTCACAGTACACAGCTGGACAGCCACAGTGGAAGCAGCGTGGAAGCTGGTGGTAGTCCACCTCCACCTCAAAGACGTCATTCCGCCATGCAAG GTACTACGGGATTAGGAGTAGGCGTGGGTCTTGGAGTACAGACGGCGCATCCTCCTCCAGGAGCTGGCACGACGATTATGACCACGATGTCGACATCGATGACAACGATGCGTCCAGGAGTGGGTAGTACACAGTGTCGTCAACCACCTGCATACAAAGTTGCGGCACAGATGGCAAGGTTGCACAGGCTTGGCCGTGCTCACAGCCACGAGGGTGTTACCTACAGGACCGACCATGAAGATG ACGACGAGGACGCCCAGGTATCAGCGGTTTAA